The following are encoded together in the Streptomyces sp. NBC_01465 genome:
- a CDS encoding bifunctional adenosylcobinamide kinase/adenosylcobinamide-phosphate guanylyltransferase, whose product MELTLLGTGAPDGLPRPACPCAACAAARGDRARAATALLLDGTLLLDLTPGAAFAAARAGHSLTGVTQVLLTHPHDGPAVELPPGLPQAARIPDGRVLSLLDGHRVRAVPMDSPGTGYEVTSPDGDRLLYLPPGGSPAGLTDGSPHTYDMVVADVIGRPDALARLRGAGAIGPTTDIVAVHLGHDAPPGPELDRRLAAAGARAVPDGTTLIVGEYHAVPDLPRRTLVLGGARSGKSVEAERRLEAFPEVVYVATGGTRDDDPEWAARVGLHRERRPGSWRTEETCELVPLLAEDDGPPLLVDCLSLWLTDAMDRVGAWDDATWAADGEHALRERVEELVEAVRATQRTLVAVSNEVGSGVVPATASGRRFRDELGRLNAAFAAECEHVLLVVAGQALALRG is encoded by the coding sequence GTGGAACTGACTCTCCTCGGCACCGGCGCCCCCGACGGGCTGCCCCGCCCCGCCTGCCCCTGCGCCGCGTGCGCCGCGGCCCGCGGGGACCGGGCGCGCGCCGCGACCGCGCTCCTGCTGGACGGCACGCTGCTGCTCGACCTCACGCCGGGTGCGGCCTTCGCGGCCGCCCGCGCCGGGCATTCGCTCACGGGCGTGACGCAGGTCCTGCTCACCCACCCGCACGACGGCCCCGCCGTCGAACTGCCTCCGGGGCTGCCGCAGGCCGCCCGCATCCCCGACGGACGGGTGCTGTCGCTGCTCGACGGGCACCGGGTGCGGGCCGTGCCGATGGACTCCCCCGGCACGGGGTACGAGGTCACGTCCCCCGACGGCGACCGGCTCCTGTACCTCCCGCCCGGCGGCTCCCCCGCGGGTCTCACGGACGGCAGTCCCCACACGTACGACATGGTCGTCGCCGACGTGATCGGCCGGCCCGACGCGCTGGCCAGGCTGCGGGGCGCGGGCGCGATCGGCCCGACGACGGACATCGTCGCCGTACACCTCGGCCACGACGCCCCGCCCGGGCCCGAACTCGACCGGCGGCTCGCCGCGGCCGGTGCGCGGGCGGTGCCGGACGGGACGACGCTGATCGTCGGCGAGTATCACGCGGTGCCCGATCTGCCGCGCCGCACCCTGGTGTTGGGCGGTGCGCGGTCGGGGAAGTCCGTAGAGGCCGAGCGGCGGCTGGAGGCGTTCCCCGAGGTCGTGTACGTGGCCACGGGCGGGACCCGCGACGACGACCCGGAGTGGGCGGCCCGGGTGGGGCTGCACCGCGAGCGCAGGCCGGGGTCGTGGCGTACCGAGGAGACGTGCGAACTGGTGCCGCTGCTCGCGGAGGACGACGGGCCCCCGCTGCTCGTCGACTGCCTCTCGCTCTGGCTGACCGACGCGATGGACCGGGTCGGCGCCTGGGACGACGCCACGTGGGCCGCCGACGGGGAGCATGCGCTGCGGGAGCGGGTCGAGGAGCTGGTCGAGGCGGTACGGGCGACGCAGCGGACCCTGGTCGCCGTCTCCAACGAGGTCGGCAGCGGTGTCGTGCCCGCCACCGCGTCCGGCCGCCGCTTCCGCGACGAACTCGGCCGCCTCAACGCGGCGTTCGCGGCCGAGTGCGAGCACGTCCTGCTGGTCGTCGCCGGGCAGGCGCTTGCGCTGCGCGGGTGA
- a CDS encoding class I SAM-dependent methyltransferase encodes MTITAQADEKVRPELDGVPETLLWTLYNRACEARRPDSVLHDPMAVELLDALDYPFEERLGAPSALFSQVQGLRSLTYDRAVQRYIGQNPEATVIALGEGLETSFWRVDNGRLKWLSVELPEGAELRSRLLPAHSRARVLPGSATDLRWLDEVADPSKGVIVTAQGLMMYLRPGEVRSILAACAERFPGGAMVLDSMPPWVTRLTRKGVVRMKNLPVPAMNWSMAGERRELLRTAHPAITEVHALTMPPGRGLRGSLIHHQHRIPVFRSISPAVTQLGFAG; translated from the coding sequence ATGACCATCACCGCACAAGCAGACGAGAAGGTACGTCCCGAGCTCGACGGGGTCCCCGAGACCCTGCTCTGGACCCTCTACAACCGGGCCTGCGAGGCGAGGCGCCCGGATTCGGTGCTGCACGACCCGATGGCCGTCGAGCTCCTGGACGCGCTGGACTATCCCTTCGAGGAGCGTCTGGGGGCGCCCAGCGCGCTGTTCTCGCAGGTGCAGGGGTTGCGTTCACTGACGTACGACAGAGCCGTGCAGCGGTACATCGGGCAGAACCCGGAGGCGACCGTCATCGCGCTCGGCGAGGGTCTGGAGACCAGCTTCTGGCGGGTCGACAACGGGCGGCTGAAGTGGCTCTCGGTGGAGCTGCCCGAAGGGGCCGAGCTGCGGTCGCGGCTGCTGCCCGCGCACAGCAGGGCGCGGGTGCTCCCGGGGAGCGCCACCGATCTGCGGTGGCTGGACGAGGTCGCCGATCCGTCGAAGGGCGTGATCGTCACCGCGCAGGGGCTGATGATGTATCTGCGGCCGGGCGAGGTGCGGTCCATCCTCGCGGCGTGCGCCGAGCGGTTCCCCGGCGGGGCCATGGTGCTGGACTCGATGCCGCCGTGGGTGACCCGGCTGACCCGCAAGGGCGTCGTACGGATGAAGAACCTGCCCGTGCCGGCCATGAACTGGTCGATGGCCGGGGAGCGGCGCGAGCTGCTGCGGACCGCGCACCCGGCGATCACGGAGGTGCACGCCCTGACCATGCCGCCGGGACGCGGGCTGCGGGGATCACTCATCCACCACCAGCACCGCATCCCGGTGTTCCGCTCGATCTCGCCGGCCGTGACCCAACTGGGCTTCGCGGGCTGA
- a CDS encoding class I SAM-dependent methyltransferase, which yields MSPTTSLHRKVAALRPAYQADLAEGLDRFFLPRRTTCSWCASPRLSEHIRTTDLVQHKPGVFVIDRCDDCGHSFQNPQLSPEGLEFYYRDCYDGLGEEATSKIFNGNGSTTSYRGRAASVARFAKPQRWLDVGTGHGHFCVEAKKVLPDTVFDGLDVSDGVEIAQREGRIDTSHRGFFPDLADTMPGQYDAVSMFHYLEHTIDPRAELAAAHEALAPGGHLVIDVPDPESRMGDVLGRWWICWFQPQHLNFITRRNIRRALEELGFTVVAVERRSPHIPADLVAALALWIGEKVPRGNAPWFAKTPSASRLRLRETLFRLAIPAFLVAYGIDRLIAPFARRTSLSNAYRIVARRN from the coding sequence ATGTCCCCCACCACCTCCCTCCACCGCAAGGTCGCCGCCCTGCGCCCCGCCTACCAGGCCGACCTCGCCGAGGGCCTGGACCGCTTCTTCCTGCCGCGCCGCACCACCTGCTCCTGGTGCGCCTCGCCCCGCCTCAGCGAGCACATCCGCACCACCGACCTGGTCCAGCACAAGCCCGGGGTCTTCGTCATCGACCGCTGCGACGACTGCGGCCACTCCTTCCAGAACCCCCAACTCTCCCCGGAGGGCCTGGAGTTCTACTACCGCGACTGCTACGACGGCCTCGGCGAGGAAGCCACCTCGAAGATCTTCAACGGCAACGGCTCCACCACCTCCTACCGCGGCCGGGCCGCCTCCGTGGCCCGCTTCGCCAAGCCCCAGCGCTGGCTCGACGTCGGCACAGGACACGGCCACTTCTGCGTCGAGGCGAAGAAGGTCCTCCCCGACACGGTCTTCGACGGCCTCGACGTCAGCGACGGCGTAGAGATCGCCCAGCGCGAGGGCCGCATCGACACCTCGCACCGCGGTTTCTTCCCCGACCTCGCGGACACGATGCCCGGCCAGTACGACGCGGTCAGCATGTTCCACTACCTGGAGCACACCATCGACCCGCGCGCCGAACTCGCCGCCGCCCACGAGGCGTTGGCCCCGGGCGGGCACCTCGTCATCGATGTGCCCGACCCGGAGTCACGGATGGGCGACGTGCTCGGCCGCTGGTGGATCTGCTGGTTCCAGCCGCAGCACCTGAACTTCATCACGCGCCGCAACATCCGCCGGGCCCTGGAGGAGCTCGGCTTCACCGTCGTCGCGGTGGAGCGCCGCAGCCCGCACATTCCCGCCGACCTGGTCGCCGCCCTCGCCCTGTGGATCGGCGAGAAGGTGCCGCGCGGCAACGCCCCGTGGTTCGCGAAGACGCCGAGCGCGAGCCGGCTGCGGCTGCGCGAGACGCTGTTCAGGCTCGCGATCCCGGCCTTCCTCGTCGCGTACGGAATCGACCGGCTGATCGCGCCCTTCGCGCGCCGCACCTCGCTCTCCAACGCCTACCGCATCGTCGCGCGCCGCAACTGA
- a CDS encoding glycosyltransferase: MSRFLFVVPPLVGHINPAVAVAAELTARGHRVAWAGLPRIVEELAGPEAQIYACETPTEIQRPPELRGVAALQFLWQEFFGPLAEAMAPGVEEAITDFRPDVVVADQQTLAGALVAERMGVPWATSATTSAEFADALASMPKVDEWIRDLLTGLRARIGDPGLTHDPRFSPDLVLAFTTTALTGEAAAGPQVRFVGPALTRRPAADTFPWEWLDPDRHTVLVSLGTANTDVGARFLTECTAAVRERADRVQTVIVDPGGVLDPAHDADLLIVPRVPQLPLLERTQAVISHSGHNTVAESLWHGVPLVVAPIRDDQPVVAAQVTGAGAGVRVRFGRSNRAVIGAALDSVLDEPQYREAAIRVRDSFRTAGGAAAAAAHLEKLAV, encoded by the coding sequence GTGAGCCGCTTCCTCTTCGTCGTGCCGCCGCTGGTCGGCCACATCAACCCGGCGGTCGCCGTCGCCGCCGAGCTGACCGCCCGCGGCCACCGGGTCGCCTGGGCCGGACTCCCGCGCATCGTCGAGGAGTTGGCGGGTCCCGAGGCGCAGATCTACGCATGCGAGACGCCGACCGAGATCCAGCGCCCGCCCGAGCTGCGCGGAGTGGCGGCCCTCCAGTTCCTCTGGCAGGAGTTCTTCGGACCCCTCGCGGAGGCCATGGCCCCCGGCGTCGAGGAGGCCATCACCGACTTCCGCCCCGACGTGGTCGTCGCCGACCAGCAGACCCTGGCCGGCGCACTCGTCGCGGAGCGCATGGGCGTCCCCTGGGCGACGAGCGCCACCACCTCCGCCGAATTCGCCGACGCCCTGGCCTCGATGCCGAAGGTGGACGAGTGGATCCGCGACCTCCTCACCGGGCTGCGCGCCCGGATCGGCGACCCCGGCCTCACCCACGACCCGCGCTTCTCGCCCGACCTGGTCCTGGCCTTCACCACCACCGCCCTGACGGGCGAAGCGGCCGCAGGACCCCAGGTCCGCTTCGTGGGCCCCGCCCTCACCCGCCGCCCCGCCGCCGACACCTTCCCGTGGGAGTGGCTCGACCCGGACCGGCACACCGTCCTGGTCTCCCTCGGTACGGCCAACACCGACGTGGGCGCCCGCTTCCTCACCGAGTGCACGGCCGCCGTACGCGAACGGGCGGACCGCGTCCAGACCGTCATCGTCGACCCCGGCGGCGTACTCGACCCGGCCCACGACGCCGACCTTCTGATCGTCCCGCGCGTCCCCCAACTCCCGCTCCTGGAACGGACGCAGGCCGTGATCAGCCACTCCGGTCACAACACGGTGGCCGAGTCCCTCTGGCACGGCGTCCCCCTCGTCGTCGCCCCCATCCGCGACGACCAGCCGGTGGTCGCCGCCCAGGTCACCGGGGCGGGCGCCGGGGTCCGGGTCCGCTTCGGGCGCAGCAACCGCGCCGTCATCGGGGCCGCGCTCGACTCCGTACTCGACGAACCGCAGTACCGGGAGGCGGCCATAAGGGTGCGCGACTCCTTCCGTACGGCAGGAGGCGCCGCGGCCGCCGCGGCCCACCTGGAAAAGCTCGCTGTCTAA
- a CDS encoding alpha/beta fold hydrolase, translating into MTRLNVQRLGTPEGPTVVLVHGIATDNLSSYYFTVAPKFADAGHDVVMYDQRGHGRSERPATGYRLEDFSADLAALIDDLDITGPVHLVGNSFGGTVALDYALHHPDRVASVLMVESEPATDAWAKKMSGLLAGSAYQLRDERTLPWIEEKYGRHEARLVRWASRLLQGTTLPEDIAASRIPDEDSWRTLDVPVLAVYGATSDMTELIPWLQNLLPRCRVLEVEGHGHSVLVGAADTMGELLLDWVREGHRQVAPAGAP; encoded by the coding sequence ATGACCCGCCTCAACGTCCAGCGCCTGGGCACCCCCGAAGGCCCGACCGTCGTCCTCGTGCACGGCATCGCCACCGACAACCTGTCCAGCTACTACTTCACCGTCGCCCCGAAGTTCGCCGACGCGGGCCACGACGTCGTCATGTACGACCAGCGCGGCCACGGCCGCAGCGAACGCCCCGCCACCGGCTACCGCCTCGAGGACTTCTCGGCCGACCTGGCGGCCCTCATCGACGACCTGGACATCACGGGCCCCGTCCACCTCGTCGGCAACTCCTTCGGCGGCACCGTCGCCCTCGACTACGCCCTCCATCACCCCGACCGCGTCGCGAGCGTCCTGATGGTCGAGTCGGAGCCCGCCACCGACGCCTGGGCGAAGAAGATGAGCGGCCTGCTCGCCGGATCCGCGTACCAACTGCGGGACGAGCGCACCCTCCCGTGGATCGAGGAGAAGTACGGCCGCCACGAGGCGCGCCTCGTCCGCTGGGCGAGCCGCCTCCTCCAAGGCACCACCCTCCCCGAGGACATCGCGGCCAGCCGCATCCCCGACGAGGACAGCTGGCGCACCCTCGACGTCCCCGTCCTCGCGGTGTACGGCGCCACCTCCGACATGACGGAGCTGATCCCATGGCTGCAGAACCTCCTCCCGCGCTGCCGGGTCCTCGAAGTCGAGGGCCACGGCCACTCGGTCCTGGTCGGCGCCGCGGACACGATGGGGGAGCTGCTCCTGGACTGGGTACGCGAAGGACACCGCCAGGTCGCCCCGGCGGGCGCCCCGTGA
- a CDS encoding acyl carrier protein, with the protein MTSPSTTGTTEAAVLAEITEALQSVLDELELTDEPITMDTRFVEDLDLESIDLVTLTGELRARYGDRVDFPAFFASLELSEIIGLTVGQLVRYVAGRLK; encoded by the coding sequence ATGACCAGTCCCAGCACCACCGGCACGACCGAGGCCGCCGTCCTCGCCGAGATCACCGAAGCCCTCCAGTCCGTACTCGACGAGCTCGAACTCACCGACGAGCCCATCACCATGGACACCCGCTTCGTCGAGGACCTCGACCTGGAATCCATCGACCTGGTCACGCTCACCGGCGAACTCCGCGCCCGCTACGGTGACCGCGTCGACTTCCCCGCCTTCTTCGCCTCCCTCGAACTCTCCGAGATCATCGGCCTCACCGTCGGCCAGCTGGTCCGCTACGTCGCCGGACGCCTGAAATGA
- a CDS encoding polyketide synthase produces the protein MNRQEPVAIVGMAVTLPGAGDLDTYWRNLVEGTDSISEVPQGRWDDETLYDPDGARPDGIYCRRGGFVDDLADFDPTAYGIMPGSVPTTEPDQLIALRTAAAAIADAGGALPDPSRVGVVLGRGGYLTAGMARLDQRVRTSYQLVRTLRELMPDLDAARLEEVRTAFTDALGPTSPEAVIGLVPNFAASRIANRLDLRGPAYTVDAACASSLVAVDQAVAELAAGRCDVMLAGGVHHCHDVTLWSVFAQLRALSPSQRIRPFHKDADGVLMGEGTGVIVLKRLADAQRAGDRIYAVVRGTGVAGDGRAASLVNPDPGGQARAVRLAWEAAGLDPTAPGALGLLEAHGTGTPNGDGAEMATLAEVFGGRGTPDAVIGSVKSMIGHTMPAAGIAGLIKAALAVHRRVLLPTLHCEDPHPALLETRFRPTGAARPWEEGTQARRAAVNAFGFGGINAHVVIEEAPLPAPSGATRRDGLRDSAADLTVTGSAAEGGAVQPGGAPGGEDPVQPSTAAAGSAPEAGASEPAPLARLDGPLLAAVAAAPFGAGPARDGAGAEGLTVLGKAALPAPVAQVTEPDQLLRLAADSPGDLAALLDADDASLRTAGAPGPGTARLSIADPTPKRIALARKAVARGRAWGGRSDVWFAPEPLLGAAGGGRTVFLFPGLEAEFAPQVADVARHFGLPVPDWQDARVGDVAEHGAAVVGVGRLLAAALRRIGVTPDAVAGHSVGEWTAMADGGMYAADEVDAFLADFDPEILRVPGLAFAAFGAPAAQVEAALPRFPGVVLSHDNAPRQSVACGPHDQVEALAEHLRTEGVLGQVLPFESGFHTPMLAPYLGPIEEATARFTLHRATVPVWSGTTAAPFPEDAEGVHELFVRHLLEPVRFRRLTQSLYDAGFRAFVQLGTGQLPALVGDTLDGHDHLAISANSPRHEGMAQLRRTAAGLWANGAEPDFGALAPATAARPAARAATDTPAKGAHVAAGRYAVGDPRRGNVRPAPGNSEAHPVHAVQQAPGSPATAGVDAGHKPPATRAVRLDLRAGPVTLDPATRDRLRVTIRGAAGHGGGTSQLAPLAATIPAAAELDALLGETAATAAALFAAHRTGVPAGPRAAAPARTATLAAPAPTTPAPTPPAPAPVAPPTPAPLHVSVATMPHLRDHCFFAQRPDWPDIADRWPIVPATTIVQLMMDGVAAHGTPVAVHQARFQEWVVAEPATDVDVVTTTQGDRHSVEFGRFARAEIETAPGYAPPPAPWTPDAPETAPTVTARQMYDERWMFHGPLFRGVTSVTALGDRHLRGVITAPPAPGALLDNVGQLLGYWLIATHTDRTVVFPVGIRHATFHGPHPAPGTDLDCHIRITALTETVLEADVQLVHNGTVWAEIRGWQDRRFDSPPETIGARRKPEETTLSTPRPGGWQLVFERWPDPASRDLMMRNQLAGEERAQYAAHPPRGRRQWFLGRIAAKDAVRRHLWDGGEGPVFPAEVRIRNEASGRPRPEGVHGRQLPPLELSLAHCQEAAVALTHPTRPVGIDIEEVTDRPESTYDAVLAPTEKALFASLGAGPLWLTRFWAAKEAAAKAEGMGMQGRPRDFTLVRAGQDWAEVRTATGRTHQIRFTEVGNPPGLPPRTYVVAWTEEQEPQT, from the coding sequence ATGAACCGACAGGAACCGGTCGCCATCGTCGGGATGGCGGTGACCCTTCCCGGCGCGGGCGACCTCGACACGTACTGGCGCAACCTGGTCGAAGGCACCGACTCCATCTCCGAGGTGCCGCAGGGGCGTTGGGACGACGAGACGCTGTACGACCCCGATGGCGCGCGCCCCGACGGGATCTACTGCCGGCGCGGCGGCTTCGTCGACGACCTGGCGGACTTCGACCCGACGGCGTACGGAATCATGCCGGGCTCGGTGCCGACCACCGAACCGGACCAGCTGATCGCGCTGCGCACCGCGGCTGCGGCGATCGCGGACGCGGGCGGTGCGCTGCCGGACCCGTCGCGGGTGGGTGTCGTACTGGGCCGGGGCGGCTACCTGACGGCGGGAATGGCGCGCCTGGACCAGAGAGTGCGCACCTCCTACCAACTGGTGCGCACCCTACGGGAGTTGATGCCGGACCTGGATGCCGCGCGCCTGGAAGAAGTCCGTACGGCCTTCACGGACGCGCTCGGCCCGACGTCCCCCGAGGCGGTCATCGGCCTGGTCCCGAACTTCGCCGCATCGCGCATCGCCAACCGCCTGGACCTGCGCGGCCCCGCGTACACGGTCGACGCGGCCTGCGCGTCGTCGCTCGTCGCCGTCGACCAGGCGGTCGCCGAACTGGCGGCGGGCCGCTGCGACGTGATGCTCGCGGGCGGCGTCCACCACTGCCACGACGTCACGCTCTGGTCGGTCTTCGCGCAGCTCCGCGCACTGTCCCCGTCCCAGCGCATCCGCCCCTTCCACAAGGACGCGGACGGGGTGCTGATGGGCGAGGGCACGGGCGTGATCGTCCTCAAGCGCCTCGCGGACGCGCAGCGGGCGGGGGACCGCATCTACGCGGTCGTACGAGGCACGGGCGTGGCCGGCGACGGCCGAGCGGCGTCCCTGGTCAACCCGGACCCGGGCGGCCAGGCGCGCGCGGTCCGCCTGGCCTGGGAGGCGGCGGGCCTCGACCCGACGGCCCCCGGAGCGCTGGGCCTCCTGGAGGCGCACGGCACGGGCACGCCGAATGGCGACGGGGCCGAAATGGCCACGCTGGCCGAGGTGTTCGGCGGCCGGGGGACCCCCGACGCGGTGATCGGATCGGTCAAGTCGATGATCGGCCACACGATGCCGGCGGCGGGCATCGCGGGCCTGATCAAGGCGGCTCTGGCGGTCCACCGCAGGGTCCTGCTCCCCACACTGCACTGCGAGGACCCGCACCCGGCGCTGCTGGAGACGAGGTTCCGCCCGACGGGAGCGGCGAGACCGTGGGAGGAGGGTACGCAGGCACGCCGGGCGGCGGTGAACGCGTTCGGCTTCGGCGGCATCAACGCCCACGTGGTGATCGAGGAGGCCCCGCTGCCTGCACCCTCGGGCGCGACCCGTCGCGACGGGCTGCGCGACTCGGCCGCGGACCTGACGGTGACGGGGTCGGCAGCCGAAGGCGGCGCCGTACAGCCGGGCGGCGCGCCAGGCGGAGAGGACCCCGTGCAGCCTTCCACCGCAGCCGCCGGTTCGGCGCCGGAGGCCGGTGCATCGGAGCCGGCCCCGCTCGCCCGGCTCGACGGCCCGCTCCTCGCGGCCGTCGCCGCCGCACCCTTCGGCGCGGGCCCCGCACGCGACGGGGCGGGCGCCGAAGGGCTCACCGTTCTTGGTAAGGCTGCGCTACCGGCCCCCGTCGCCCAAGTCACCGAGCCGGACCAGCTGTTGCGCCTCGCCGCCGACAGCCCCGGCGACCTCGCCGCGCTGCTCGACGCCGACGACGCCTCACTCCGTACGGCCGGGGCGCCCGGTCCCGGAACCGCCCGCCTCTCCATCGCCGACCCCACCCCCAAGCGGATCGCCCTCGCCCGTAAAGCCGTCGCGCGCGGGCGGGCCTGGGGTGGGCGCAGTGATGTCTGGTTCGCTCCCGAGCCGCTGCTCGGGGCGGCCGGCGGTGGGCGCACCGTATTCCTCTTCCCCGGGCTCGAAGCCGAGTTCGCACCCCAAGTCGCCGACGTCGCACGCCACTTCGGGCTCCCCGTCCCCGACTGGCAGGACGCCCGCGTCGGCGACGTCGCCGAGCACGGGGCCGCCGTCGTCGGTGTCGGGCGCCTCCTCGCCGCCGCCCTGCGCCGCATCGGCGTCACGCCCGACGCGGTCGCCGGCCACAGCGTGGGGGAGTGGACCGCGATGGCCGACGGCGGGATGTACGCCGCCGACGAGGTCGACGCCTTCCTCGCCGACTTCGACCCCGAGATCCTGCGCGTCCCCGGCCTCGCCTTCGCCGCCTTCGGGGCCCCCGCCGCGCAGGTCGAGGCAGCGCTCCCGCGCTTCCCAGGCGTGGTGCTGTCCCACGACAACGCCCCGCGCCAGTCGGTCGCCTGCGGCCCGCACGACCAGGTCGAGGCGCTCGCCGAGCACCTCCGTACCGAGGGCGTCCTGGGCCAGGTGCTGCCCTTCGAGTCCGGCTTCCACACCCCGATGCTGGCCCCGTACCTCGGCCCGATCGAGGAGGCCACGGCCCGCTTCACCCTGCACCGGGCCACGGTCCCGGTCTGGTCGGGCACGACGGCGGCCCCGTTCCCCGAGGACGCGGAGGGGGTGCACGAGTTGTTCGTACGCCACCTCCTGGAGCCCGTCCGCTTCCGCAGGCTCACGCAGTCGCTGTACGACGCCGGCTTCCGCGCCTTCGTCCAGCTCGGCACGGGCCAGCTCCCGGCCCTGGTCGGCGACACCCTGGACGGCCACGACCACCTGGCGATCAGCGCCAACTCCCCACGCCACGAAGGGATGGCGCAGCTGAGGCGCACGGCGGCGGGCCTCTGGGCCAACGGTGCGGAGCCGGACTTCGGGGCCCTGGCCCCGGCGACAGCGGCACGACCTGCCGCCCGAGCCGCCACGGATACCCCGGCGAAGGGCGCCCACGTTGCCGCAGGCCGGTATGCCGTCGGCGACCCGCGCCGCGGCAACGTACGACCGGCCCCCGGCAATTCCGAGGCGCACCCCGTGCACGCCGTGCAGCAGGCCCCGGGCTCCCCGGCCACGGCAGGAGTCGACGCCGGGCACAAGCCCCCCGCCACCCGGGCCGTCCGGCTCGACCTCCGCGCCGGACCCGTCACCCTGGACCCCGCCACCCGCGACCGCCTCCGCGTCACGATCCGCGGCGCGGCCGGCCACGGCGGCGGTACGTCACAGCTCGCGCCCCTCGCAGCCACGATCCCCGCCGCCGCCGAACTCGACGCCCTGCTCGGCGAGACCGCGGCCACCGCGGCCGCCCTCTTCGCCGCGCACCGTACGGGTGTACCGGCCGGGCCCCGGGCCGCGGCTCCGGCGCGTACCGCCACACTCGCGGCCCCCGCGCCGACAACCCCCGCGCCGACACCCCCCGCACCGGCCCCCGTGGCGCCCCCCACCCCCGCCCCCCTCCACGTCTCCGTCGCGACCATGCCCCACCTCCGCGACCACTGTTTCTTCGCGCAGCGCCCCGACTGGCCCGACATCGCCGACCGGTGGCCCATCGTCCCCGCCACGACCATCGTCCAGCTGATGATGGACGGCGTCGCGGCCCACGGCACCCCCGTCGCCGTCCACCAGGCCCGCTTCCAGGAATGGGTCGTCGCCGAGCCCGCGACCGACGTCGACGTGGTGACCACCACCCAAGGGGACCGCCACAGCGTCGAGTTCGGCCGGTTCGCCCGCGCCGAGATCGAGACCGCCCCCGGCTACGCCCCGCCCCCCGCCCCCTGGACCCCGGACGCCCCCGAGACCGCCCCCACGGTCACCGCCCGGCAGATGTACGACGAGCGGTGGATGTTCCACGGCCCCCTCTTCCGCGGCGTCACCTCCGTCACCGCCCTCGGCGACCGCCACCTCCGCGGCGTGATCACCGCCCCGCCCGCCCCCGGCGCCCTCCTCGACAACGTGGGCCAGCTCCTCGGCTACTGGCTGATCGCGACCCACACCGACCGCACCGTCGTCTTCCCCGTCGGCATCCGCCACGCCACCTTCCACGGCCCGCACCCGGCCCCCGGCACCGACCTCGACTGCCACATCCGCATCACCGCCCTCACCGAGACGGTCCTGGAGGCGGACGTCCAGCTCGTCCACAACGGCACCGTCTGGGCCGAGATCCGCGGCTGGCAGGACCGCCGCTTCGACTCCCCGCCCGAGACCATCGGAGCCCGCCGCAAGCCGGAGGAGACCACCCTCTCCACCCCCCGCCCCGGCGGCTGGCAGCTCGTCTTCGAACGCTGGCCCGACCCGGCCTCCCGCGACCTGATGATGCGCAACCAGCTCGCGGGCGAGGAGCGGGCCCAGTACGCCGCCCACCCGCCCCGCGGCCGCCGCCAGTGGTTCCTCGGCCGGATCGCGGCCAAGGACGCGGTACGCCGCCACCTCTGGGACGGCGGCGAGGGCCCGGTCTTCCCGGCCGAGGTCAGGATCCGTAACGAAGCCTCAGGACGCCCCCGCCCCGAAGGCGTGCACGGCCGTCAACTCCCGCCCCTGGAGCTGTCGTTGGCGCACTGCCAGGAGGCGGCCGTCGCCCTGACGCACCCCACGCGCCCCGTCGGCATCGACATCGAGGAGGTCACCGACCGCCCCGAGTCGACGTACGACGCCGTGCTCGCCCCCACGGAGAAGGCACTCTTCGCCTCACTCGGCGCAGGCCCCCTCTGGCTCACCCGTTTCTGGGCCGCCAAGGAGGCCGCGGCCAAGGCGGAGGGCATGGGCATGCAGGGCCGCCCCCGCGACTTCACCCTCGTCCGCGCCGGCCAGGACTGGGCGGAAGTCCGCACCGCCACCGGCCGCACCCACCAGATCCGCTTCACCGAGGTCGGGAACCCTCCCGGCCTGCCGCCCAGGACCTACGTCGTCGCTTGGACCGAGGAGCAGGAGCCCCAGACATGA